In the genome of Mycoplasma seminis, one region contains:
- a CDS encoding YitT family protein, with protein sequence MNKLRDDKKHKLKFPTSNEKMKKKIWNEMLYRKNNAYYCDINQPSGELSINKEKVNSEEEYLKYKMGKYLLNNTKNTKKLSFKELVARYWYKVFLLFWAAFVFNFGIHIFLAKSDTIPSGITGIPTILQYLFPFLTSYFALIYFACNLPLFIIFWKKVKRSFLVLTLVFMLFLQVTNFIFTQHDVHVFLFEKISFIHNDTNDFTLVFRQKVDGDTVGKGIFYVIDNHEISSLNQAGYKYQIAPLQDVFKYLETGKYSVTTVAGTNVPIISQEFLSTVNPEDVTKLLKNPNEYGNYLLVHDFKTDALELLPVSKVKTIFDGNLAVAPFQSVVDFLKNNQPYEIKSIPGLYELVQGQGVSLLPQSALSALTLEQANQLIWYANGQTWPILLYGCMGAAFIGVGIALSWKAGGSTGGTDIIAYFFSTKYKKSVGGILASVAFCTACLFLIVYGVIKPNINGEVFGMRELSTFAYLIVTNIVVSILYPKYKKVKLTIISNEPEKVLAYFKLINYWHSYRIVRFKSGYTGKYSFKIETVALLLETKNIVSDLKLVDPNIWISTMSVSDVKGSFNTQYVEQ encoded by the coding sequence ATGAATAAATTAAGAGATGATAAGAAGCATAAATTAAAATTCCCTACTTCTAATGAAAAAATGAAAAAGAAAATATGGAATGAAATGCTTTACAGAAAAAACAATGCATATTACTGTGATATTAACCAACCAAGTGGTGAATTATCTATCAATAAGGAGAAAGTAAATTCAGAAGAAGAATACCTTAAATATAAAATGGGTAAATATCTTCTAAACAATACAAAAAATACTAAAAAGCTTTCATTTAAGGAATTAGTAGCAAGATATTGATATAAAGTCTTTCTTTTATTCTGAGCAGCTTTTGTGTTTAATTTTGGAATCCATATTTTCCTTGCTAAATCAGATACAATTCCTTCAGGGATTACAGGAATTCCAACCATTTTACAATATTTATTTCCATTTTTAACTTCATACTTTGCTTTGATTTATTTCGCTTGCAACCTTCCGTTATTTATTATTTTTTGGAAGAAAGTTAAACGAAGTTTCTTAGTATTAACATTAGTATTCATGTTATTTTTACAAGTGACTAACTTTATTTTTACCCAACACGACGTACATGTATTCTTGTTTGAGAAAATTAGCTTTATTCACAATGATACTAATGATTTTACCTTAGTGTTTAGACAAAAAGTTGATGGTGATACAGTTGGAAAAGGAATTTTCTATGTAATTGATAATCATGAAATTTCAAGCTTAAATCAAGCTGGATATAAATACCAAATCGCACCATTACAAGACGTGTTTAAATACTTAGAAACAGGTAAATATTCAGTTACTACAGTAGCTGGAACTAATGTACCTATTATTTCTCAAGAGTTCTTATCTACGGTTAATCCTGAAGATGTAACTAAATTACTTAAGAATCCAAACGAGTATGGAAATTATTTATTAGTGCATGATTTCAAAACAGATGCATTAGAATTGCTCCCAGTAAGTAAGGTAAAAACTATTTTTGATGGAAATTTAGCAGTTGCTCCATTTCAATCAGTTGTTGATTTCTTGAAGAATAATCAACCTTATGAAATAAAAAGTATTCCTGGCTTATATGAATTAGTTCAAGGCCAAGGTGTTTCTTTATTACCACAAAGTGCCTTAAGTGCATTAACATTAGAACAAGCTAACCAATTAATTTGATATGCAAACGGACAAACATGACCTATTTTATTATACGGATGCATGGGAGCTGCCTTTATTGGTGTTGGAATTGCGCTTTCTTGAAAAGCTGGTGGTTCAACAGGTGGAACAGATATTATTGCATATTTCTTCTCAACAAAATATAAGAAAAGTGTTGGAGGAATTCTTGCTAGTGTTGCCTTCTGTACAGCTTGCTTATTCTTAATTGTTTATGGTGTTATTAAACCAAATATTAATGGTGAAGTTTTCGGAATGAGAGAACTTTCAACATTTGCTTACTTAATTGTAACTAATATTGTGGTAAGCATTCTTTATCCAAAATATAAGAAGGTTAAATTAACAATTATTTCTAATGAACCTGAAAAAGTACTTGCATACTTTAAATTAATTAATTACTGACACTCTTATAGAATTGTTAGATTTAAATCTGGATATACCGGAAAATACTCATTTAAAATTGAAACAGTTGCTTTATTATTAGAAACCAAAAACATTGTGAGTGATTTAAAATTAGTTGATCCAAATATTTGAATCTCAACAATGTCTGTTAGTGATGTTAAAGGTTCATTCAATACTCAATATGTGGAACAATAG
- the ileS gene encoding isoleucine--tRNA ligase, giving the protein MDYKKTLNMPNTSFDMRANLTTKEKTFRDNWIQNNVYKRVLELHKNDPHFILHDGPPYANGDIHVGHALNKILKDFIVRYKTLSNYYSPYVPGWDTHGLPIEHKMLQEMKISKEELDPITLRKKAHKYALEQVERQREQFKQLQMFSDFEKIYVTLAPEYEAKQLEVFAKMMLDGLVYKGLKPIYWSPSSQSALAEAEVEYQDVKSPSIYVKFPIEKSDLNVIKPGDNLIVWTTTPWTLIANAGAALGADIAYVIFQANGERYIMAEDLYQDFAAKVNWEVEVLDKFKGGIIENHQITYLTPILQHVAPVVIGHHVTNDAGTGIVHIAPMFGEDDFMIGKKYNLENIMHISDTGMVENTNTKFDGMFYADANKEISMFLGDKVLHFQWVKHSYPHDWRTHQPIIFRGTPQWFVSIDKIRDQILNQIDTNVKTYPDWAKKRLFQMIENRHDWTISRQRTWGLPLIIFYDANGEAIVDKEQFDHIINLVRQHGSDIWWEWDTEALLLPKYQNQGFTREMDIMDVWFDSGVSSIAVDIAPGVTSPYDLYLEGIDQYRGWFNSSIINSVAFKGVTPYRNLISHGFALDGKGEKMSKSKGNVIYPVEVVSKRGADILRLWVANSEYTNDVNISNEILDQNTEIYRKIRNTIRFILGNLDKYHYDATTKREGIHLYIKEQLNALKVEVFKAYDEYKFINVIKLINNYIVELSSFYLSVTKDILYIREFNDPERLMVLANLYEILDFLLLALAPILPTTVEEAYMHFNKDNKHDSIMFESYEKNITVNNDVLSQFKEFFDLRSQVNILIDEATKSGKIKRSNEAHLILPEVSDFIKSLDLKTLLMVGKISYGDSIQIETFESVKCQRCWNHYSTEEIKEDLCPLCYLIISKMELND; this is encoded by the coding sequence ATGGATTACAAGAAAACGTTGAATATGCCTAATACATCATTTGATATGCGTGCAAATTTAACAACCAAAGAAAAAACATTTAGAGATAATTGAATTCAAAATAATGTTTATAAAAGAGTTTTAGAATTACACAAAAATGATCCTCACTTTATTTTGCATGATGGTCCACCATATGCGAATGGTGATATCCACGTAGGACATGCTTTAAATAAGATTTTAAAAGATTTTATTGTTAGATATAAAACATTAAGTAATTATTATTCACCATATGTTCCTGGTTGAGATACACACGGTCTTCCAATTGAACATAAAATGCTTCAAGAAATGAAAATTTCAAAAGAAGAACTTGATCCAATTACTTTAAGAAAAAAAGCTCATAAATATGCTTTAGAACAAGTTGAAAGACAAAGAGAACAATTTAAACAACTTCAAATGTTTTCTGATTTTGAAAAAATCTATGTTACTTTAGCACCTGAATATGAAGCTAAACAATTAGAAGTCTTTGCTAAAATGATGCTTGATGGATTAGTTTATAAAGGTTTAAAACCAATTTACTGGTCACCATCTTCACAAAGTGCACTAGCTGAAGCTGAAGTTGAATATCAAGATGTTAAAAGCCCATCTATTTATGTTAAATTCCCTATTGAAAAATCTGATTTAAACGTAATTAAACCTGGGGATAATTTAATAGTTTGAACTACAACACCTTGAACATTAATCGCTAACGCAGGGGCTGCTTTAGGAGCGGATATTGCATATGTAATTTTCCAAGCTAATGGTGAAAGATACATTATGGCTGAAGATTTATACCAAGATTTTGCTGCAAAAGTAAATTGAGAAGTTGAAGTTCTTGATAAGTTTAAAGGTGGAATTATTGAAAACCATCAAATAACTTATTTAACACCTATTTTACAACATGTTGCACCTGTAGTAATCGGACACCATGTTACTAATGATGCTGGAACTGGTATTGTACATATAGCACCAATGTTTGGTGAAGATGACTTCATGATTGGTAAAAAATACAACTTAGAAAACATTATGCACATTTCCGATACAGGTATGGTTGAAAATACTAACACAAAATTTGATGGAATGTTTTACGCTGATGCAAACAAAGAAATCTCAATGTTCCTTGGCGATAAAGTGCTTCATTTTCAATGAGTAAAACACTCATACCCACATGATTGAAGAACACATCAACCAATTATTTTCAGAGGTACACCACAATGATTTGTTTCAATTGATAAAATCAGAGATCAAATCTTAAATCAAATTGATACTAATGTAAAAACTTACCCAGATTGAGCTAAGAAAAGATTGTTCCAAATGATAGAAAATAGACATGATTGAACTATTTCACGTCAAAGAACTTGAGGTCTTCCTTTAATTATTTTCTATGATGCAAACGGTGAAGCTATTGTTGACAAAGAACAATTTGATCACATTATTAATCTTGTAAGACAACATGGTAGTGATATTTGATGAGAATGAGATACAGAAGCCTTATTACTTCCTAAATATCAAAATCAAGGATTTACTCGTGAAATGGATATTATGGATGTTTGATTTGATTCTGGAGTTTCTTCAATAGCAGTTGATATTGCCCCAGGAGTTACTTCTCCATATGATTTATACTTAGAAGGTATTGATCAATACAGAGGATGATTTAACTCTTCAATTATTAACTCTGTAGCATTTAAAGGTGTTACACCATATCGTAATTTAATTTCACACGGATTTGCACTTGATGGTAAAGGTGAAAAGATGTCTAAATCTAAAGGGAATGTAATTTATCCTGTAGAAGTCGTTTCAAAACGTGGAGCAGATATCTTACGTCTTTGAGTTGCTAATAGTGAATACACTAATGATGTTAATATTTCAAACGAAATATTAGACCAAAACACTGAAATATATCGTAAAATCAGAAACACAATTAGATTTATTTTAGGTAACTTAGATAAATATCATTATGATGCTACAACAAAACGTGAAGGAATACATTTATACATTAAAGAACAACTTAATGCTTTAAAAGTAGAAGTATTCAAAGCATATGATGAATATAAATTTATTAATGTAATTAAACTTATTAATAATTACATTGTTGAACTTTCCTCATTCTATCTTTCAGTAACAAAAGATATCTTATACATTAGAGAATTTAATGATCCTGAAAGATTAATGGTTCTTGCTAACTTATATGAAATTTTAGATTTCTTACTTCTTGCACTTGCTCCTATTTTACCTACAACAGTAGAAGAAGCATACATGCACTTTAATAAAGATAATAAACATGATTCAATTATGTTTGAATCATATGAAAAAAACATTACTGTAAATAATGATGTATTAAGTCAATTTAAAGAATTCTTTGATTTAAGAAGTCAAGTAAATATTTTAATTGATGAAGCTACAAAATCAGGAAAAATTAAGAGATCAAATGAAGCACACTTAATTCTTCCAGAAGTTTCAGATTTTATTAAATCACTTGATTTAAAAACTCTTTTAATGGTTGGAAAAATATCTTACGGTGACAGCATACAAATAGAAACATTTGAATCTGTTAAATGTCAAAGATGTTGAAACCACTATTCAACTGAAGAAATAAAAGAAGATCTTTGTCCTTTATGTTACTTAATAATTAGTAAAATGGAGCTTAATGACTAA
- the rpmA gene encoding 50S ribosomal protein L27, with the protein MAHTKAGGSTRNGRDSHSKRLGAKLGDGQFATAGSIIYRQRGTKIFPGENVGRGGDDTLFAKIDGYVKYESRRNRKYVSVYPERQN; encoded by the coding sequence ATGGCTCACACGAAGGCTGGTGGATCTACCCGTAACGGTCGTGATTCACACTCAAAACGTTTAGGTGCTAAATTAGGTGACGGACAATTCGCAACAGCAGGATCAATCATTTATCGTCAAAGAGGAACAAAAATCTTCCCAGGTGAAAATGTTGGTCGTGGTGGTGATGATACATTATTTGCTAAAATCGATGGTTATGTAAAATACGAAAGCAGAAGAAACAGAAAGTATGTTTCAGTTTACCCTGAAAGACAAAATTAA
- a CDS encoding IS30 family transposase, protein MLKENFSISEIAKITGFSKSSISREITYNADLYGYTAEYAQYKHDMRNKWKYYFKLRNKIEKYPNFTNVFIDKFNKRSFGVKLTHTYIKFNYNFEFPSYRTVFNWINSNAWEITKEDRLRRHYKKGGKRTKSAVEISVGARWVRPFWTRPQKINDRSEFGHWEVDFIVGKSGKENYNLLTFTERKTRYGIIKKIKGKNPWNVAEVLWNLIREKQLNVKSITADNGFEFSKLFYLGYRLQIIIYRADPYASFQKGGNENFNGLVRRFFPKGTNFNNISEEEILAVQNEINNMPREIFNWQSADELFYDWNYYKDKWTPIPGDERFLSETI, encoded by the coding sequence TTGTTAAAAGAAAATTTTAGTATATCTGAAATTGCGAAAATTACTGGATTTTCAAAGAGCTCTATATCTAGAGAAATTACATACAATGCTGATTTATACGGGTATACGGCTGAATACGCACAATATAAACATGATATGAGAAATAAGTGAAAATATTATTTTAAGTTGCGCAATAAAATCGAAAAATATCCAAATTTTACAAATGTTTTTATAGATAAATTTAACAAACGTTCATTTGGAGTTAAACTGACACATACATATATTAAGTTTAATTATAATTTTGAATTTCCTTCATATAGAACTGTTTTTAATTGGATAAATTCAAACGCTTGAGAAATAACAAAAGAAGATAGGTTGAGACGTCATTATAAAAAAGGAGGAAAAAGAACTAAGAGTGCAGTTGAAATCTCAGTTGGTGCAAGATGAGTTAGACCATTTTGAACTAGACCTCAGAAAATAAATGATAGGTCAGAATTCGGTCATTGAGAAGTTGATTTTATCGTTGGAAAATCCGGAAAGGAAAACTATAACTTGTTAACTTTTACAGAAAGAAAAACAAGATACGGAATAATTAAAAAGATAAAGGGTAAAAATCCATGAAATGTTGCAGAGGTTTTATGAAATTTAATTAGAGAAAAACAATTAAATGTTAAAAGCATAACAGCTGATAATGGATTTGAGTTCTCAAAACTTTTTTATCTAGGATATAGGCTTCAAATTATTATTTATCGTGCAGACCCATATGCTTCATTTCAAAAAGGAGGAAACGAAAACTTTAATGGTTTAGTTAGAAGATTCTTTCCAAAAGGCACAAATTTTAATAATATTTCTGAAGAAGAAATATTGGCTGTACAAAATGAAATAAATAATATGCCTAGGGAAATTTTCAATTGACAATCAGCTGATGAACTATTCTATGACTGAAATTATTATAAGGATAAATGGACACCAATACCAGGTGATGAACGCTTTTTATCAGAAACAATTTAA
- the rplU gene encoding 50S ribosomal protein L21: MLAIIETGGKQLLVKEGQTIFIEKIEGEENSEVKFDKVLLVDDKIGRPYLENAFVLGTIEKQGKAKKIVVYRHNAKSTHKRKLGHRQPYTRVKITKIAG; the protein is encoded by the coding sequence ATGTTAGCAATTATCGAAACAGGTGGGAAACAACTTTTAGTTAAAGAAGGTCAAACAATCTTCATCGAAAAAATCGAAGGTGAAGAAAACTCAGAAGTAAAATTTGATAAAGTTTTACTTGTTGATGACAAAATTGGAAGACCATACTTAGAAAATGCTTTTGTATTAGGAACAATCGAAAAACAAGGTAAAGCAAAGAAAATCGTCGTATATCGTCACAATGCGAAATCTACACACAAGAGAAAACTTGGACACCGTCAACCATATACACGTGTTAAAATCACAAAGATTGCAGGTTAA
- a CDS encoding signal peptidase II, with the protein MTKIKTAFSSYSKYLKANWKKVLAAYLMLLTTFIIFFAIDQITKTLLFHHIDVNAMIKAGKSTGVIDGHQIGPETIYPNQSEWINYGLFGLRSIWHKGVTFMSTGNIAFIQAISFIISIIILLVPLYPGKHMLLYAALFGILLAGDIGNATDRIAFHGYVKDIFYVPWFDKGTFNFADCSVFVSVIAIMIVIITNLIIEYIKEKKEKTQKPMS; encoded by the coding sequence ATGACTAAAATAAAAACGGCATTTAGTTCTTATTCTAAATACCTAAAAGCAAATTGAAAAAAAGTGCTAGCAGCTTATTTAATGCTACTGACAACCTTTATTATTTTCTTTGCAATTGATCAAATAACTAAAACCTTATTATTCCACCACATAGACGTAAACGCTATGATAAAGGCAGGCAAAAGCACTGGTGTAATTGATGGACATCAAATTGGGCCTGAAACAATTTATCCAAACCAAAGCGAATGAATCAATTATGGTTTATTTGGGCTTAGAAGCATATGACATAAGGGTGTAACATTTATGTCAACAGGTAATATTGCTTTCATTCAAGCTATTAGTTTTATAATTTCGATTATAATCTTATTAGTTCCTTTATATCCTGGTAAACATATGCTTTTATATGCAGCATTATTTGGAATCTTACTTGCTGGTGATATTGGAAATGCGACTGATAGAATTGCTTTTCATGGCTATGTCAAAGACATATTCTACGTTCCATGATTTGATAAAGGTACATTCAATTTTGCTGATTGCTCTGTATTTGTTAGTGTAATTGCAATAATGATTGTAATTATTACAAATTTAATTATTGAGTATATTAAAGAAAAGAAAGAAAAAACACAAAAACCTATGTCATAG
- a CDS encoding DNA processing protein, whose translation MNELLFYLANKVKGDSFLIFKEIAKSTEISRKELMELHNKYMQAGVKYFTLFSNCYPDVLNLLKYPPYVIFYKGNVNLLNSKKIYYLINEQNNPQANSWFKSNIDTLVNNSVLFTNDYDSEADIVSYFRSHNGKIIHIAKSGLNTLDYSDINFENELFISQYPLDAHPKRFYFKEANLIAACISNSLISFSCNENSKVFNLINYFVDLGKDINCFPGSLPNDGNNSLIKSGANLITMISEVLNV comes from the coding sequence CAAACAAAGTCAAAGGTGATTCTTTTTTGATTTTTAAAGAAATTGCAAAAAGCACAGAAATTAGTCGCAAAGAATTAATGGAATTACACAATAAATATATGCAAGCAGGAGTGAAATATTTTACATTATTTAGTAACTGCTATCCAGATGTCTTAAATCTACTTAAATATCCACCATATGTGATTTTTTACAAAGGTAATGTTAATTTATTAAATAGTAAGAAAATTTATTATTTAATTAATGAGCAAAATAATCCACAAGCTAATAGCTGATTTAAAAGCAATATTGATACTTTAGTTAACAACAGTGTACTTTTTACTAATGATTATGATTCGGAAGCTGATATAGTATCTTATTTCCGTTCACATAATGGAAAAATAATCCACATTGCTAAAAGTGGATTAAACACACTTGATTATAGCGATATAAATTTTGAAAATGAATTATTTATTTCACAATATCCACTAGATGCTCATCCTAAAAGATTTTATTTTAAGGAAGCTAATTTAATTGCTGCATGTATCTCTAATTCCTTAATTTCATTTTCTTGCAACGAAAATTCAAAGGTATTTAATTTAATTAATTACTTCGTTGATTTAGGAAAAGATATCAACTGTTTTCCAGGTTCTCTACCTAATGATGGAAATAATTCATTAATTAAATCTGGAGCTAATTTAATCACAATGATTTCAGAAGTGCTAAATGTATAA